A stretch of Odocoileus virginianus isolate 20LAN1187 ecotype Illinois chromosome 31, Ovbor_1.2, whole genome shotgun sequence DNA encodes these proteins:
- the PNMA2 gene encoding paraneoplastic antigen Ma2: MALALLEDWCRILSVDDQKSLMVMGIPVDCSEDEIQEVLQETLKPLGRYRLLGKIFRKQENANAVLLELLEDPEVSVIPSEVQGKGGIWKVIFKTPNQDMEFLERLNLFLEKEGQTVSGMFRALGHEGLSPAALPCISPELLAQVLGQVIAHAQSLLPMRYRKLRVFSGSAVPAPEEEPFEVWLEQATEIVKEWPVAEAEKKRWLMESLRGPALDLMHIVQADSPSISVEECLEAFKQVFGNLESRRTSQVKYLKTYQEEGEKVSAYVLRLETLLRRAVEKRAIPRNIADQIRLEQVMAGASLSEVLWCRLRELKDQGRPPSFLQLMKVIREEEEEEAAFENENTEEPEGGDGYGHWCNEASD; this comes from the coding sequence ATGGCGCTGGCCCTGTTGGAGGACTGGTGTAGGATTCTGAGTGTGGATGATCAGAAATCACTGATGGTTATGGGGATCCCAGTGGACTGCAGCGAGGATGAGATTCAGGAGGTCCTGCAGGAGACTTTAAAGCCTTTGGGCAGGTATAGACTCCTTGGCAAAATATTCCGGAAGCAGGAGAATGCCAATGCGGTGCTGTTAGAGTTGCTGGAGGACCCTGAGGTCTCTGTGATCCCCAGCGAGGTTCAGGGCAAGGGGGGCATCTGGAAAGTCATCTTCAAGACCCCTAACCAGGACATGGAATTTCTGGAAAGACTGAACCTCTTTCTAGAAAAAGAGGGACAGACGGTCTCGGGAATGTTCCGGGCACTTGGGCACGAGGGGTTGTCTCCAGCAGCCTTGCCCTGCATCTCACCAGAGTTACTGGCCCAAGTGTTGGGACAGGTGATAGCACATGCTCAGTCTCTGCTCCCCATGAGGTACCGGAAGCTGAGAGTGTTCTCAGGGAGCGCCGTGCCTGCCCCCGAGGAAGAGCCCTTTGAAGTCTGGTTGGAACAGGCCACCGAGATAGTCAAAGAGTGGCCGGTAGCAGAGGCAGAAAAGAAGAGATGGTTGATGGAAAGCCTTCGCGGACCAGCCCTGGACCTCATGCACATAGTCCAGGCAGACAGTCCATCCATCAGCGTGGAGGAGTGTTTGGAAGCATTTAAGCAAGTGTTTGGGAACCTGGAGAGTCGCCGGACCTCCCAGGTGAAGTACCTGAAAACCTATcaggaagaaggggagaaagtCTCAGCCTACGTGTTACGGTTAGAAACCCTGCTGCGGAGAGCGGTGGAGAAGCGGGCGATCCCCAGGAACATCGCCGATCAAATCCGCCTGGAGCAGGTCATGGCTGGGGCAAGCCTCAGTGAGGTACTCTGGTGTCGGCTCAGGGAGCTGAAAGACCAGGGCCGGCCTCCCAGCTTCCTGCAGTTAATGAAGGTCATccgggaagaagaggaggaagaggctgCTTTCGAAAATGAGAATACTGAAgagccagagggaggggatggctATGGTCACTGGTGTAACGAGGCCAGTGACTAA